A region of Nostoc sp. 'Peltigera membranacea cyanobiont' N6 DNA encodes the following proteins:
- a CDS encoding GUN4 domain-containing protein yields the protein MIDQLITALSKEIEMSAEEIADTIWLALQMQEFQAESISSDFPITKEDERRISQSDQETLPKAEPKTSELEETPNQSPEEQKAGIYPRNQQQSSKSLDLSFKVPDAPSLREPLTLARALKPLMRRIPSGRELVLDEAATIQRIVDEGLWIPVLRPTVEPWLNLELVVDEAISMQIWRHTIRELERLLKNYGIFRDVRVWGLITNENEQVQIRRGIGATVKNQTPRSPKELIDPSGRHLVLVVSDCVSPLWRNGGVTPVLELWAKQGSMAIVQMLPKWLWKRTALGRASEVRLRGLTPGVSNQKLIAKEVSLWDELNEETGVKVPVFTLEPDKVATWAQMLSGKGNIWTLGYLFKLKATPVNKESILFNLTHSDLSAEQRVQALGYLFKLKVTPVNKESILFNLTHSDLSAEQRVQAFRVTASPMARKLAGLLASAPMISLPIVRLIQETLLKNSQQVHVAEVFLGGLLKPLFKINADTNPDYVQYEFIEGVRDLLLASVPSNYVLNVVDEVSKYVAKKVGLSLDNFAAVLRNPQEFKDSNITKEIKYFAIVTAQVLKRLGGKYTMFAKDLEQLSKKYTKLSNLLAAGEWKEADEETANVIFEIANSKKEGWLRDEDIDNIPCEDLRTINQLWVDYSNGHFGFSVQKKIYQRIGVTREYNEKTWRRFGDTVGWRVNNKWIGQHCTFDLTAPQGHLPVMGVWVTLDVHDDWGSDYWYGWSLGANEWYSEVTGWHLNDIADTCHHRFSSFMLRFINCNI from the coding sequence TGCTGATACGATTTGGCTGGCACTTCAAATGCAGGAATTTCAAGCTGAGTCAATTTCCTCTGATTTTCCTATAACAAAGGAAGACGAGAGAAGGATTAGTCAGTCAGACCAGGAAACATTGCCAAAAGCCGAACCAAAAACTTCAGAATTAGAAGAAACACCAAATCAGTCACCAGAGGAACAAAAAGCAGGCATTTACCCCCGAAATCAACAACAGTCCTCAAAATCTTTAGATTTATCCTTTAAAGTCCCTGATGCTCCTTCTTTGCGCGAACCTTTAACCTTAGCACGGGCTTTAAAACCCTTAATGCGTCGTATTCCCTCTGGTAGAGAATTGGTATTAGATGAAGCCGCTACCATCCAAAGAATTGTAGATGAAGGGCTTTGGATACCTGTACTCAGACCCACTGTAGAACCTTGGTTAAATTTGGAATTAGTGGTTGATGAAGCCATCTCTATGCAAATTTGGAGACATACTATTAGGGAATTGGAACGACTGCTGAAAAACTATGGAATTTTCCGAGATGTGCGGGTCTGGGGACTAATTACAAATGAAAACGAACAAGTGCAGATTCGTCGGGGTATCGGTGCAACGGTTAAAAATCAAACTCCCCGTAGTCCCAAGGAATTAATTGACCCCAGTGGTCGGCATTTGGTGTTGGTAGTGAGTGATTGTGTATCACCTCTCTGGCGCAATGGTGGGGTTACACCTGTATTAGAACTCTGGGCAAAACAAGGATCAATGGCAATTGTCCAGATGCTTCCTAAGTGGCTGTGGAAAAGAACTGCTTTAGGTAGAGCTTCAGAAGTGCGGTTGCGGGGGCTGACTCCGGGAGTGTCTAACCAGAAATTAATCGCTAAAGAAGTTTCTTTATGGGATGAACTGAATGAGGAAACAGGGGTTAAAGTTCCTGTATTTACCTTAGAACCGGATAAGGTCGCTACTTGGGCGCAAATGTTGTCGGGTAAGGGCAATATTTGGACATTAGGATATTTGTTTAAGTTAAAAGCAACTCCTGTTAATAAAGAAAGTATTTTATTTAATCTTACTCATAGTGATTTGAGTGCGGAACAGCGTGTACAGGCGTTAGGATATTTGTTTAAATTAAAAGTAACTCCTGTTAATAAAGAAAGTATTTTATTTAATCTTACTCATAGTGATTTGAGTGCGGAACAGCGTGTACAGGCGTTTCGAGTAACAGCTTCACCAATGGCACGAAAACTCGCAGGATTATTAGCTTCTGCACCTATGATTAGCCTGCCAATTGTGCGATTGATTCAGGAAACACTGTTAAAAAATTCTCAACAAGTTCATGTGGCTGAGGTGTTTTTAGGCGGATTATTAAAGCCATTATTTAAGATTAATGCAGATACTAATCCTGATTATGTTCAGTACGAGTTTATAGAGGGGGTACGGGATTTATTGCTTGCTTCTGTTCCTTCAAATTATGTGTTGAACGTGGTTGATGAGGTATCAAAATATGTAGCAAAAAAAGTAGGGTTATCTTTGGATAATTTTGCTGCTGTATTGAGGAATCCGCAAGAATTTAAAGATAGTAATATTACTAAGGAAATCAAATATTTTGCAATAGTTACGGCTCAGGTATTAAAACGTTTGGGCGGAAAGTATACGATGTTTGCTAAGGATTTAGAACAACTCTCTAAAAAATATACTAAATTAAGTAATTTACTAGCAGCAGGAGAATGGAAAGAAGCTGATGAAGAAACTGCTAATGTGATATTTGAAATAGCCAATAGCAAAAAGGAAGGATGGTTAAGGGATGAGGATATAGATAACATCCCTTGTGAGGATTTACGCACGATTAATCAACTGTGGGTAGACTACAGTAACGGTCATTTTGGTTTTTCTGTACAAAAGAAAATTTATCAGCGTATTGGGGTTACAAGGGAGTATAACGAAAAGACGTGGCGAAGATTTGGCGATACCGTAGGATGGCGCGTGAATAATAAATGGATAGGTCAGCATTGTACTTTTGACCTAACCGCACCCCAAGGACACCTCCCTGTAATGGGGGTATGGGTGACGTTGGATGTTCATGATGATTGGGGGTCTGATTATTGGTATGGGTGGAGTCTTGGGGCTAACGAGTGGTATAGTGAGGTGACTGGATGGCATCTGAATGATATTGCAGATACATGCCATCACAGATTCTCTTCTTTCATGTTGAGATTTATAAACTGTAACATTTAA
- a CDS encoding WD40 repeat domain-containing protein, translating into MTPHEYIQQILHRVEKGQQTDEDITFLRQRLLAGDRQLSIQLSKYNVNIGEGRDIHIGDRIYQQWDEQAIQALVKAIQKVTWLCVANLTENDYTQVESQSTGIGIIDILAKNLTDFSQQSVMRYGLKLAFSPNSNQEYFISGGNQVIKRWQTNTREILQEISVPFSPTGIVDLWLTSVAISPDGQLIAACKAYQINIWRLDTSTLLHTFGKTLLSNFLDVFGFDSITFSSNGKILAATDNQDIKLWDVESGKEIAKLSGHSDKVTCVAFNPTNGQILASCSYDKTIKLWDIDSKRCLGTLSAHRDAVYTLAFSPDGEILASGSNDNKIKLWYLNTRETPQTLQQHSDGVTCLVFSPDGKTLVSGSNDKTIVEWKITENELQVFPERHRRGVTSIAFSPDRETIISGGRDQTIKVWRR; encoded by the coding sequence ATGACACCTCATGAATACATTCAGCAAATTCTGCATCGGGTTGAAAAGGGACAGCAAACCGATGAAGACATAACATTTTTACGTCAGCGACTTCTAGCTGGCGATCGCCAATTATCCATCCAGCTAAGTAAATACAACGTCAATATTGGTGAAGGTAGAGACATACATATAGGTGATCGCATTTATCAACAGTGGGATGAACAAGCGATCCAAGCTTTAGTTAAAGCTATTCAAAAAGTAACTTGGCTATGTGTCGCTAATTTAACTGAGAATGATTATACTCAAGTTGAAAGTCAATCTACTGGAATTGGCATCATAGATATATTAGCCAAAAATTTAACTGATTTTTCCCAACAATCTGTCATGCGTTATGGATTAAAGTTAGCTTTTAGTCCTAATTCTAATCAAGAATATTTTATTAGTGGTGGCAATCAAGTTATCAAACGTTGGCAAACAAACACACGGGAAATACTACAAGAAATTTCTGTTCCATTTTCTCCAACAGGTATTGTTGATTTATGGCTGACTTCTGTAGCAATTAGTCCAGATGGTCAACTAATTGCTGCGTGTAAAGCCTATCAAATAAATATTTGGCGGTTAGATACATCAACTTTGCTTCACACCTTTGGTAAAACTCTTTTGAGTAATTTTTTAGATGTTTTCGGGTTTGACTCAATCACCTTTAGTTCTAATGGCAAAATTTTAGCCGCCACTGATAACCAAGATATTAAATTATGGGATGTAGAAAGCGGCAAAGAAATCGCTAAATTATCTGGGCATTCTGATAAAGTAACCTGTGTTGCTTTTAACCCAACAAATGGACAAATTCTTGCTAGTTGTAGTTACGATAAAACCATCAAATTATGGGATATAGATAGTAAAAGATGTTTAGGTACACTTTCAGCACATAGAGATGCTGTTTACACTCTAGCATTTAGCCCAGATGGAGAAATATTGGCTAGTGGCAGCAATGACAATAAGATTAAACTTTGGTATTTAAATACTAGAGAAACCCCTCAGACTCTCCAACAACATTCAGATGGCGTTACTTGTCTTGTCTTTAGTCCAGACGGTAAAACTTTAGTCAGTGGAAGTAATGATAAAACAATTGTAGAGTGGAAAATTACTGAAAACGAATTACAAGTTTTTCCTGAACGACATCGCAGAGGTGTGACATCGATCGCATTTAGTCCAGATAGAGAAACAATAATTAGTGGAGGAAGAGATCAGACGATTAAAGTTTGGCGACGATAA
- a CDS encoding NACHT domain-containing protein, protein MTTPEELNAILERIVKKQQTEADITVLRTWLSGSGQIVSQQGKYAVNLGQGQEIHIGDRIYQGADAEIIREIVRSLLEELKATGQFTAFKEQNQQSIDELVRQVRSRICDDIQRLHSTMPLWGVDHWVPLGDLFVDVNILEELSSSRRSELDDLWQDFSKNPSYRSLDRIGLGRERQRVSGLEVLAKNTNLMVVGKPGSGKTTYLQRIVTECNAGNLQVHRIPALIKLREFVEDGRKFAYSLERYFKQCWQLSNTEINLIFHQGRTFVLLDGLDEVTREDGKNITKQIKQFARSYPQVQVIVTCRTQSQESRFERFDYVEVADFNETQVRSFSEHWFKGVIGDESARLAQSQEFLNQLFLDANKQIRDLAITPILLSLTCAVFHQTGKFYSKRPKLYEEGLELLLEQWDKSREIKRDEIYRDLSPERKLELLSYLAVKKFEQPQYILFEQSEIEGYIAEFLGIGLRDSRVVLKAIESQHGLLIERAQKVWSFSHLTFQEYLVAKWFIDNYELEKLAYHVDKIYWREIFILSVSILKNADDLLKLMKNKIDRYISDNEGVQSFLNWVAKTASHINSDFKPSSIRVLYHYLAHARKNNDADSSYYHSFEYEDDAIAAPGTYDPPRTYECRLMNVTELLGASSQLLYSLEPTLYKPLSQYNHNYYKYEENRKFWKVAESLVGKFPYGHNISSYRFDDLDSPQHKYGKTIFNKYYELNNLLIHCIKNSNNVSQQVMKEIEETLLLPLAEIEKRKRETAE, encoded by the coding sequence ATGACCACCCCTGAAGAATTAAACGCCATACTTGAGCGCATCGTCAAAAAACAGCAGACTGAGGCTGATATAACAGTCCTGCGAACATGGCTTAGTGGTAGTGGTCAGATTGTCTCTCAGCAAGGGAAATATGCAGTCAACCTGGGACAAGGGCAAGAAATTCACATAGGCGATCGCATTTACCAAGGTGCAGATGCAGAAATAATTCGAGAAATTGTCAGGTCTCTCCTTGAGGAACTAAAAGCCACTGGTCAATTTACCGCATTTAAAGAGCAGAACCAGCAGTCTATTGATGAACTGGTGCGACAAGTGCGATCGCGCATTTGTGATGATATTCAGCGATTACATAGCACAATGCCACTATGGGGTGTAGATCACTGGGTTCCGTTAGGTGATTTGTTTGTGGATGTGAACATCCTAGAGGAACTAAGCAGTAGCCGTAGGTCAGAACTTGATGACCTATGGCAAGATTTCAGTAAGAATCCCAGCTATCGCAGTTTGGATCGCATTGGCTTAGGTAGAGAGCGACAAAGGGTTTCAGGATTAGAGGTACTGGCGAAGAATACAAATCTCATGGTGGTGGGTAAACCAGGTTCAGGAAAGACCACTTATTTGCAACGAATAGTTACCGAGTGCAACGCTGGCAATTTACAAGTACATCGAATCCCAGCTTTGATTAAATTGCGAGAATTTGTAGAAGATGGACGTAAGTTTGCCTATTCGCTGGAGCGTTATTTTAAGCAGTGCTGGCAGTTATCAAACACAGAAATTAATTTGATTTTCCATCAAGGTCGAACATTCGTATTGCTAGACGGATTAGATGAAGTAACGAGGGAAGATGGTAAGAATATCACCAAGCAAATTAAGCAGTTTGCTCGTTCTTATCCGCAGGTGCAGGTAATTGTAACCTGTCGGACGCAAAGCCAAGAATCGCGGTTTGAGCGATTTGATTATGTAGAAGTAGCAGATTTTAATGAAACTCAGGTGCGATCGTTTTCTGAGCATTGGTTTAAAGGAGTTATTGGGGATGAATCAGCAAGATTAGCACAATCGCAGGAGTTTCTCAATCAGCTTTTTCTAGATGCAAATAAACAAATTCGGGATTTAGCTATTACACCAATTTTGCTGAGTTTGACTTGTGCCGTGTTTCACCAAACTGGCAAGTTCTACTCAAAGCGTCCCAAGCTTTATGAAGAAGGGTTAGAGCTACTACTAGAGCAGTGGGACAAGTCACGGGAGATTAAGCGAGATGAGATTTACCGAGATTTATCACCAGAACGAAAGCTAGAATTACTTAGTTATCTGGCAGTGAAAAAGTTTGAGCAACCGCAGTATATTTTGTTTGAACAGTCAGAAATTGAGGGTTACATAGCAGAGTTTTTGGGAATTGGGCTGCGGGATAGTCGAGTAGTGTTGAAGGCGATTGAGTCTCAGCATGGGTTGTTGATTGAGAGGGCGCAGAAAGTCTGGTCTTTTTCGCATTTAACTTTCCAAGAATATTTAGTAGCGAAGTGGTTTATTGATAACTATGAATTGGAAAAGTTAGCATATCATGTTGATAAAATATATTGGAGAGAAATTTTTATTTTATCTGTTTCAATTTTGAAAAATGCTGATGATTTACTAAAACTAATGAAGAATAAAATTGATCGTTATATTAGTGATAATGAAGGGGTGCAATCATTTTTGAATTGGGTTGCAAAAACAGCAAGTCATATTAATTCCGATTTTAAACCATCTTCAATAAGAGTGCTTTACCACTATTTAGCTCATGCTCGTAAAAATAATGACGCTGATAGCAGTTATTATCACTCATTTGAATATGAGGACGATGCTATAGCTGCACCAGGAACATACGATCCACCCAGGACATACGAATGCCGACTCATGAATGTTACAGAATTACTGGGAGCATCTTCTCAACTTTTATACTCTCTTGAGCCAACTCTTTACAAGCCTTTAAGTCAGTATAATCATAATTATTATAAGTATGAAGAAAACAGAAAGTTTTGGAAAGTTGCTGAATCTTTAGTTGGTAAATTTCCCTATGGGCATAATATTTCTTCCTATAGATTTGACGATCTTGATTCACCACAGCATAAATATGGCAAAACAATATTCAATAAATATTACGAGTTAAATAATTTACTCATTCATTGTATTAAAAATAGTAATAATGTTAGCCAGCAAGTTATGAAAGAGATTGAAGAAACCTTACTATTACCGCTCGCCGAAATTGAAAAACGCAAACGTGAAACAGCAGAATAG
- a CDS encoding HigA family addiction module antitoxin — MNNNRLPNIHPGEILQIEFLEPSNITAYRLSKDIGVAQTRISEILSGKRSITADTALRLSHCFGNTAQFWLNLQTQYDLRQALEENSEVYNQIPKFLSDDVA, encoded by the coding sequence ATGAATAACAACCGTTTGCCAAACATTCATCCAGGCGAAATCCTGCAAATAGAATTCTTAGAACCGTCGAACATCACAGCTTATCGATTAAGCAAAGATATAGGTGTAGCTCAGACACGAATTAGTGAAATTTTATCTGGAAAGCGCAGTATTACAGCAGATACAGCTTTGCGTCTATCCCACTGTTTTGGCAACACTGCTCAGTTTTGGTTAAATTTACAAACACAATATGATTTACGTCAAGCCCTTGAAGAAAATTCAGAAGTTTATAATCAAATTCCTAAATTTCTGTCTGATGATGTAGCCTAA
- a CDS encoding NACHT domain-containing protein, producing MNTPDELITIFDRILQGSYSQEEASILRQWLRMSEGLLQFVAQDGKFNTNIGQVQGGEIHIGDRNYQGIDAESIRVILQEVLSPQTDQIEVDWHSLSQQMLKEQRLTTNPLTSLEGIAYRTEQVYVPLGLVERNKRSRRRKDVSPEEGSALYEETEITQRFENEEFLKQVLQQGQSPKSQGKRIAIIGEPGAGKTTILQQIARWVSGEMAQSVVIWVSLADLRGQELEPYLLGRWLQAVARRLGQAETSLLLQDTFVAQFQQGQVWLMLDGVDEMQVLGDRNPLTDIERQIRIGGLLSQTRIILTCRLNFWDAARNALDKFDTYRTLEYSYPQQVEQFIGNWFGALPPGEEEQAKQLCVALREPGKERIQDLVKNPLRLTLLCFNWQLGEGILPETKAGLYEQFVDDFYEWKREQFPTTAKQRQQLNAALGELAREAIDKEATRFWLRHDFVCKFLGDLDEPDSLFQLALQLGWLNKVGVEAENIRKAVYAFFHPTFQEYFAALAIDNWDFFLNHIPDNPSHSDANYRIFEPQWKTVFLLWLGRQDINKFQKETFIKTLVDFDDSCGAFYWHHAVMLAGVGIGEFKNCQLALEIVDMLVTWRFGYYHEQQREWQDFPEYIKSSAWKSLNETDRSFVVEALTDLICLRNKQEGKISLRTLEFLVTFDSSNSFAKKILVKILKNSSDILKNSSDDSCRQEAARILGNISFGDSEVISTLLEILSTSIQDILAKLPKPSEDWIFLPDTEDDNKFEELEDQSEAMTLTELQELKESLAQARAMNLKSGLDWYAVESLHKIDPGNPEIIHSLIEQLGWCLSAYNIHYNAIWLLKQIGIGNIELIHIIEQKLHNCDNDQMRGAFAECLGTIDTDNQEAVNILIDLLCNGKEINEVEDIRTYSANALIGLGNHNTRVFKTLINLLKSNIHEKIYQDLVEIIGKIGIKEKDFIDFLIEQLKVRKDTSSLWITALTLEKVAPDNDYAMDILIKLIENAPDEESRQSLMWKLISDKNLEGKAIGTGNLKLITRILRILNTNTNKETCKTAVKILEKISVGNLTTIEVMAKLLENIQDVDIQKAIALSLNSIDPGNSIAVCSLINLLKLGILKQWDKKSLISSLKETLPADQLLLFTYDLKDYLDSETYNSIVWYCSSNMKYPDFYSACQIRLHR from the coding sequence ATGAACACTCCTGATGAATTGATTACCATATTTGACCGTATCCTCCAAGGTAGTTATTCTCAGGAGGAGGCTAGCATCCTGCGACAGTGGTTGAGGATGAGCGAAGGTTTGTTGCAATTCGTTGCTCAGGATGGCAAATTTAACACTAACATTGGGCAGGTACAGGGAGGAGAAATTCACATTGGCGATCGCAATTACCAAGGAATCGATGCCGAGTCTATCCGAGTCATACTGCAAGAGGTACTGTCTCCGCAAACAGACCAAATAGAAGTTGACTGGCATTCACTTAGTCAGCAAATGCTAAAGGAGCAGCGACTCACCACCAACCCATTAACAAGTCTTGAAGGGATTGCTTATAGAACAGAGCAGGTATATGTACCTCTGGGATTAGTAGAGCGCAACAAGCGGAGCAGGCGGAGGAAAGATGTTTCGCCAGAAGAGGGTTCAGCCTTGTATGAAGAAACAGAAATTACGCAGCGTTTTGAGAATGAGGAGTTTCTGAAACAGGTACTACAACAAGGGCAAAGTCCTAAGAGTCAAGGAAAGCGCATTGCTATTATTGGGGAGCCGGGGGCGGGAAAAACCACCATTCTTCAGCAGATTGCTCGCTGGGTATCGGGGGAGATGGCGCAGTCGGTTGTGATTTGGGTGTCGCTGGCAGATTTACGGGGACAAGAACTAGAACCGTATTTATTGGGGCGATGGCTGCAAGCTGTTGCTCGACGATTGGGACAGGCAGAAACTTCACTACTGCTACAGGATACATTTGTTGCTCAATTTCAGCAGGGACAGGTGTGGTTAATGCTGGATGGTGTGGATGAAATGCAGGTGCTAGGTGATCGTAATCCATTGACAGATATTGAGCGCCAGATTCGCATAGGAGGTTTGCTATCTCAAACGCGAATTATATTGACTTGTCGGTTAAATTTCTGGGATGCTGCTCGTAACGCGCTAGATAAATTTGATACTTACCGCACACTAGAATATTCATATCCGCAGCAAGTAGAGCAGTTTATTGGCAATTGGTTTGGGGCATTGCCACCAGGAGAGGAAGAGCAGGCGAAACAGTTATGTGTGGCATTGAGGGAACCTGGAAAAGAACGAATTCAGGACTTAGTAAAGAATCCATTGCGGCTGACGCTGTTATGTTTCAACTGGCAATTGGGAGAGGGAATACTGCCTGAAACAAAGGCAGGGCTATATGAACAGTTTGTAGACGATTTTTATGAATGGAAGCGTGAGCAGTTTCCAACGACGGCAAAGCAACGGCAGCAGTTGAATGCAGCATTGGGTGAGTTAGCACGGGAGGCGATTGACAAAGAAGCAACTCGGTTTTGGTTACGACATGACTTTGTATGTAAGTTTTTGGGTGATTTGGATGAACCTGATTCGTTATTTCAGTTAGCGTTGCAGCTGGGCTGGTTGAATAAGGTAGGGGTGGAAGCAGAGAATATAAGGAAGGCGGTATATGCGTTTTTCCATCCGACGTTTCAGGAGTATTTTGCAGCTTTAGCCATTGATAATTGGGATTTTTTCCTTAATCATATTCCTGACAATCCAAGTCATTCTGATGCTAATTACCGAATTTTTGAACCACAGTGGAAAACAGTCTTCTTACTATGGCTAGGGCGACAGGATATCAACAAGTTTCAGAAAGAAACATTTATCAAGACGCTCGTAGATTTTGATGATAGCTGTGGAGCATTCTATTGGCATCATGCAGTTATGCTCGCTGGAGTAGGAATTGGAGAATTTAAGAACTGCCAACTTGCTTTAGAGATTGTTGATATGCTCGTAACTTGGCGTTTCGGTTACTATCATGAACAGCAACGAGAATGGCAGGATTTCCCTGAATATATCAAATCATCTGCTTGGAAATCATTAAATGAAACCGATCGCTCTTTTGTAGTTGAAGCATTAACTGATTTGATATGCTTGAGAAATAAACAGGAAGGCAAAATATCTCTTCGCACTCTAGAGTTTTTAGTGACATTTGACTCTAGTAATTCTTTTGCTAAGAAGATTCTAGTTAAAATACTAAAAAATAGTAGCGATATACTAAAAAATAGTAGCGATGATTCTTGCCGTCAAGAAGCTGCTCGAATTTTAGGAAACATTAGTTTTGGTGATTCTGAAGTAATTAGTACATTACTAGAGATACTTTCTACAAGTATTCAAGATATCCTTGCAAAGTTACCCAAACCCAGTGAAGACTGGATTTTTTTACCTGACACAGAAGATGATAATAAGTTTGAGGAATTGGAAGATCAATCTGAAGCAATGACTCTTACAGAACTTCAAGAACTTAAGGAATCATTAGCTCAAGCTAGAGCAATGAATCTCAAGTCAGGTTTAGATTGGTATGCTGTTGAAAGTTTACATAAAATTGATCCTGGTAATCCAGAAATAATCCATTCTCTTATTGAGCAACTTGGTTGGTGTCTTAGTGCTTACAATATCCACTACAATGCTATTTGGTTACTAAAACAAATCGGTATAGGAAATATAGAGTTAATTCACATCATAGAACAAAAGCTCCACAACTGCGATAATGATCAGATGCGTGGTGCGTTTGCTGAGTGTTTAGGCACTATAGATACTGATAATCAAGAAGCAGTTAATATTTTAATCGATTTACTTTGCAATGGAAAAGAAATTAATGAAGTAGAAGATATTCGTACTTATTCGGCTAATGCGTTAATAGGGCTAGGAAATCACAATACAAGAGTCTTCAAAACTCTAATTAATTTATTGAAATCTAATATCCATGAAAAAATATATCAAGATTTAGTCGAAATTATAGGAAAAATTGGTATTAAAGAAAAAGATTTTATTGACTTTTTGATTGAGCAACTTAAAGTTCGTAAAGATACAAGCTCTCTGTGGATAACAGCTTTAACTTTAGAAAAAGTTGCTCCTGATAACGATTATGCTATGGATATCTTGATAAAATTAATAGAAAATGCTCCAGATGAAGAATCAAGACAATCATTAATGTGGAAACTAATATCAGATAAAAATTTAGAAGGAAAAGCTATTGGTACTGGTAATCTAAAATTGATAACTAGGATTTTAAGAATATTAAATACAAATACTAATAAAGAAACTTGTAAAACAGCAGTTAAAATTTTAGAAAAAATAAGTGTTGGCAATCTAACAACAATTGAGGTGATGGCTAAACTTTTAGAGAATATTCAAGATGTAGATATACAAAAAGCGATCGCTCTGAGTCTCAATTCAATTGATCCTGGTAATTCTATTGCTGTTTGTTCTTTAATTAACCTACTAAAGCTTGGTATACTGAAACAGTGGGATAAAAAATCTTTGATAAGCTCTTTAAAAGAAACTCTTCCAGCAGATCAACTTTTATTATTTACTTATGATTTAAAGGATTACTTAGACAGTGAAACTTATAATAGCATCGTTTGGTACTGCTCATCTAATATGAAATATCCAGATTTTTACAGTGCTTGCCAAATCAGATTACATCGATAG
- a CDS encoding DNA cytosine methyltransferase, whose protein sequence is MNSTAINKKIAVSLFSGVGGFDLGFNAAGFEIAIAIDNNPIALATYQHNFPHATVLCKDIREVTAEEIRACIQAKYVDWDGEIHAVFGGPPCQGFSVAGLQNVEDERNSLVGEFVRLVLELNPLAAIMENVPGIENQKFGCITANLQAVLEEHYFLSKWNLNASDYGVPQARKRVFFVASKFGEIIPPKHQPQHTVRDAIADLLPVPLLPKQNTQEWHPDWVKGEYAKYLEKIFPNLGIVTNIETGFAATTHTPEVIQQFINTPPGAREAKSKSKKLQWDGFCVTLRAGSGNRTALRPLHPEQPRVISVREAARLHSYPDWFNFSEAILHAQREIGNSVPPLLAYAVGIQVREHLECNITYQIKCQNWQNCLFFSISCSFKNIVVFINEMLSLSGLSKISKERSPPHLATRKQNLASFIVSPTP, encoded by the coding sequence ATGAACTCAACAGCAATAAACAAAAAAATAGCTGTTAGCCTATTCTCCGGGGTGGGTGGATTTGATTTGGGATTTAACGCAGCAGGATTTGAAATAGCGATCGCCATTGATAATAATCCCATCGCCCTAGCAACATACCAACATAATTTCCCGCACGCCACAGTCTTGTGCAAAGACATTCGGGAGGTGACGGCGGAAGAAATACGTGCCTGTATTCAGGCGAAGTATGTAGATTGGGACGGGGAAATTCATGCCGTTTTTGGTGGGCCACCATGCCAAGGATTTAGTGTTGCCGGACTGCAAAATGTTGAGGATGAGAGAAACTCGTTGGTGGGGGAGTTTGTTCGGCTGGTGTTGGAACTCAATCCCCTTGCAGCAATCATGGAGAATGTGCCGGGGATTGAGAATCAGAAGTTTGGCTGCATTACTGCTAACCTCCAAGCAGTGCTAGAAGAACATTATTTTCTCTCAAAGTGGAACCTGAACGCTTCAGATTACGGGGTTCCCCAGGCTAGAAAAAGGGTGTTTTTTGTTGCATCTAAGTTTGGAGAAATTATACCGCCAAAGCATCAACCTCAACATACAGTTAGAGATGCGATCGCGGACTTGTTGCCAGTTCCCCTACTCCCCAAGCAAAACACTCAAGAATGGCATCCAGATTGGGTGAAGGGCGAATATGCTAAGTATCTTGAAAAAATATTCCCAAATCTTGGTATAGTAACTAACATTGAGACGGGATTCGCAGCGACAACACATACACCAGAAGTAATTCAGCAATTCATCAACACTCCCCCAGGTGCGAGAGAAGCTAAATCCAAATCAAAAAAGCTGCAATGGGATGGATTCTGCGTGACGTTAAGAGCGGGGAGTGGCAACCGCACCGCATTACGTCCCCTCCATCCAGAACAACCACGGGTTATCTCAGTTAGAGAAGCTGCTCGTTTGCACAGTTATCCTGATTGGTTTAATTTCAGCGAGGCAATACTCCACGCCCAAAGAGAAATCGGAAATTCGGTACCCCCATTGCTTGCATATGCTGTGGGAATACAAGTTAGAGAACATCTAGAATGCAATATCACTTATCAGATTAAGTGTCAAAATTGGCAAAACTGCCTATTTTTCTCAATATCTTGCAGTTTTAAGAATATAGTCGTTTTTATCAATGAAATGCTGTCTTTAAGCGGGTTAAGCAAAATCAGCAAAGAGCGATCGCCTCCACATCTGGCTACAAGAAAGCAAAATTTAGCGTCTTTCATCGTTAGCCCTACACCATAA